The following proteins are co-located in the Acipenser ruthenus chromosome 35, fAciRut3.2 maternal haplotype, whole genome shotgun sequence genome:
- the LOC131705148 gene encoding reticulon-4 receptor-like 2 — protein sequence MTVSCQSQNFSAVPAGIPYDSQRVFLQNNRITELRAQSFSFVLPFSPTSLSTSHQVLWLYSNNISSIKPDSFSDMRDLEELDLGDNPSLRTLHPDSFRGLDKLQSLHIYRCQLGTLPGNIFKKLYSLQFLYLQDNLLQHIQDNLFSDLVNLTHLFLHGNQIRVLSENVFRGLVNLDRLLLHENRVRQVNHKAFRDLGHLTTLFLFNNALTDLPASALSDLSSLQFLRLNGNPWSCSCQARPLWEWFRQVWISSSELLCAGPEERKGLDLRFLREIDFAPCPMMPYYPRARVTYTFSTRKRWWFPKSGKASGGNSDKSKGLDGKKGQQQDNSYISPDKSQTKSYEAESTLTKVKEQDYWEKYENEDSTIRCYKLDCLKEANGKSRGVCPDASLFLLSLSLTLTLSLSLTLHFLIPETM from the exons ATGACggtcagctgccagtctcagaacTTCTCGGCGGTGCCGGCCGGCATTCCCTACGACAGCCAGAGAGTATTCCTCCAAAACAACCGCATCACAGAGCTGCGGGCGCAGTCCTTCAGCTTCGtcttgccct tctcccccacctctctctctacctctcatCAGGTCCTGTGGCTGTACTCCAACAACATCAGCTCCATCAAACCCGATTCCTTCAGCGACATGCGAGATCTGGAGGAGCTGGACCTGGGGGATAACCCCTCCCTGCGCACCCTCCATCCTGACTCCTTCCGGGGGCTGGACaagctgcagagcctgcacatataccgctgccagctggggaccctgcccggaaacatcttcaaaaaactctacagcctgcagttcctttacctgcaggacaacctgctgcaacacatccag gacAATCTCTTCTCAGACCTGGTGAATCTCACTCACCTCTTCCTCCACGGCAACCAAATCCGAGTCCTGTCTGAAAATGTCTTCAGAGGGCTGGTCAACCTGGACAGGCTCCTCCTCCACGAGAACCGAGTGCGACAGGTCAACCACAAAGCCTTCAGGGACCTGGGTCACCTCACCACCCTCTTCCTCTTCAACAACGCCCTAACAGACCTCCCTGCTTCGGCCCTATCCGATCTCTCGTCCCTGCAGTTCCTCAGACTCAACGGAAACCCCTGGAGCTGCTCCTGCCAGGCCCGCCCTCTCTGGGAATGGTTCCGTCAGGTCTGGATCTCCAGCTCCGAGCTCCTCTGCGCCGGTCCCGAGGAGAGGAAAGGTCTAGATTTGAGGTTCTTGAGAGAAATCGATTTCGCTCCCTGCCCCATGATGCCTTACTATCCGAGAGCCCGCGTCACTTACACCTTCAGCACCAGAAAGAGATGGTGGTTCCCCAAATCGGGCAAGGCAAGCGGTGGGAATTCGGACAAATCTAAAGGCTTGGATGGAAAGAAAGGACAACAGCAAGACAACAGTTACATCAGTCCagataaaagtcaaaccaaaAGTTACGAAGCTGAGTCCACATTGACGAAAGTTAAAGAGCAAGACTACTGGGAGAAATATGAAAACGAAGACTCCACTATTCGTTGTTACAAGTTGGATTGTTTGAAAGAAGCAAACGGGAAATCCAGAGGCGTTTGTCCAGACGcgtccctctttctcctctctctctccctcactctcaccctctccctctctctcacccttcaCTTTCTTATTCCTGAAACCATGTGA
- the LOC131705327 gene encoding zinc finger protein 626-like, whose amino-acid sequence MQVTELACVKDEEVPQQECVPIKEEFIEQECVPIAEELPHENHVCTLEENNKLGSNLCDDSPSECELGFRASKVDEGEHDSTLSPQCKNASRGKPQCKKHRETTPQEENVKTLRTHSVTIPSLQDRHPLTVESTETAHSVCFNNSETQGNLKTLPHTIKGGKSSCQLDVPKTHNGNPTGGTPCSWADCGKSFNHISLLKRHQRIHTGEKRYHCAVCGKRFSQLGNRTRHHNIHTYV is encoded by the exons atgcaggttacagagctggcatgtgttaaagatgaagaggtccctcaacaggaatgtgttcctattaaagaggaattcatagagcaggaatgtgtccccatcgcagaggaacttcctcatgaaaatcatgtctgtacacttgaggagaacaacaagctaggatccaacctgtgtgatgactctccatctgaatgtgaactgggatttagag cttctaaagtagatgaaggagaacacgactccactctatcaccccagtgcaaaaacgcttctagaggcaaaccacagtgtaagaaacacagagaaacaacaccccaagaagaaaatgtgaagacattgagaactcactcagttacaattccttctttacaagacagacacccacttactgtggagagtacagagacggcacattctgtatgttttaacaattctgaaacccagggcaacttgaagaccttaCCTCATActattaaaggtgggaagagttcctgtcaattagatgTTCCTAAAACTCACAACggaaatcccacaggagggactccgtgttcctgggctgattgtgggaagagtttcaatcatatatcactgcttaaaaggcaccagcgcattcacacaggagagaaacgttatcactgtgctgtttgtgggaagagattcagtcagttaggaaaccgcacaagacaccataacattcacacatatgtgtaa